Genomic window (Gasterosteus aculeatus chromosome 1, fGasAcu3.hap1.1, whole genome shotgun sequence):
CGAGTACTTGTGTGTTTATCATGAAGTACGTCATGATAAACACACAAGTACTTATTGTAAATCGTATGATGAAcaaatcattcattcatctctGAATACCGGCCAAGAAGTCTTGATATGAAATGGCGATAGAGGGAATATTTCCCGTTGGAGGGGAGCCGGGGGGGAAAGTGTTGGTTCTGTTTGTACACGTTCACGCGTGTAAACGTGCGGTTGTGTCCTCAGCCTCGTACTGCGTGTTTGGCTCGTGGCTCCTAAATAAACGGTGAAACCTTCGTTAGCATTtagatcagaggtcttcaacgaggtctgctgagggaagctgacaGATGACGTCTTCTCCGTCGATTTATCCGCTCGCTTcgatatgttggattcatgttaacgtgtatttaaagaccataaataaaattctgattcttaagacatttacatttgtggggaaagaaattgtcttatcaaccaaaaatttcgcgacccccctgcagtaccttcgcggacccctTGGGGGTCGCGGACCCCATGTTGAAGACCTCCGCCTTAAAGCACAAACGTCTTGCATCCAGAACAGAGCCCTGAGGAACCCGCCGTGATCACCACGCCGGTGCGTCCAGGTGCGTCCAGGTGCGCGCGGCATGGCGGCGGGGCTGCAGGTGGCGGGTCTGCTGCTGGGCCTCGTCTCCTGGTGTCTGCAGTCCAGCTGCACCTCCTCTCAGGTGTGGAAGGTGCGCAGCCAGCAGGGGACGGTGGGCAGCGGCCAGTGGCAGTACGAAGGTCTGTGGATGAGCTGCGCCGCCACGTCGCTGGGCTCCGTCCAGTGCAGCCGCTTCAAGACGCTGCTGGGCCTGCCGCGTGAGTCAGGACACGCCCACTCCCATGATGCACCTCGTTCACTGGGCCGCAGAAGGAATGCGTTTGAAACCAGAGGCCCGCCCAGTTGCATGCTGGTCCGAAAACCCAACTAGCAAAGAAAGAAACGATTCACAAAACAATGAACATATCAAACAATCCACCATCAAGAATAACAAATACTActtatgaataaaacatctaaatactaacattaaataaaaagctCAGAAAACATTGTGCTCAGGAAAATCCCATGATGCATCTTGTTAGCGTAGCAGCTATAAACCTATTCTCTATCATTGATGATTCTTAATCTTACGCTTGATTTTATGTAAAaggagtaaaaataaaaactgtattCATCACTTAATAAATGTACAGTGAACCCTTTTATGATGGGGCGGACTTACAAAGTATCATTAGTATATTACAAGCCGTGGATTACAGTATTGTACAGTAATTATTATCCTCATCTATAAATGAATTAACCATCAACAGATGACCTCACCCATACATAAACAcatctataaataaataaacaaacaaacacacaaacaaatgaatacatctcctttttaaaaacatctccACGTCATTAACTTGATGAAATGTCTCCAGCTCACCTGCAGGCCTGCAGAGCTCTCATGATCTTGTCCCTGCTGGTCGGCCTGGCTTCCATCGTCGTCTCCATCCTGGGTCTCAAGTGCATCAAGATCGGCAGAACCTCGGAGAACGTGAAGGACCAGATCGCCCTGAGCGGAGGAGTCCTCTTCATCCTGTCAGGTAGGAGGTTCTTCATCTTTAACACacggttcttcttcttcatcacaaggttctttgtcttttatcaggagattcttcttcttcatcacaacGTTCTTCATCTTTACCCCAAGGTTCTTCGTCTTTATCATGAGGTTCTTCATCCTTATCATGAGATTCTTCTTCATTACAAGGTTCTCCATCCTTATTATGAAGTTCTTTGTCTTTATCACAAGGTTCTTCATCTTTATCACGAGGTTCTTTATCACAAGGTTCTTTGTCTTTATCACGGGGATCTTCGTCTTTATCACGAGGTTCTTCATCTTTATCACGAGGTTCTTCATCTTTATCACGAGGTTCTTTATCACAAGGTTCTTTGTCTTTATCACGGGGATCTTCGTCTTTATCACAAGGTTCTTCATCTTTATCACGAGGTTCTTTGTCTTTATCACGAGGTTCTTCATCTTTATCACGAAATCCTTGAACTTCATCACGAGGTTCTTTGTTTTGTCAGGTCCTAAAGTCTGTCTTCTCCTCAGGTGTCTTCACTCTGACTGCAACCTCCTGGTACGCTTCCAGAGTGATCCAGGACTTCTACAACCCTCTCTATGGAGGAGTCAGGTCAGCCTGTTTTCAGCATCATGTAACAACTGTAACTGTGgttaattcatatttaattcattaataataatgGAATCGGCTGTGAATCACTGAGGaggatttatttgtatttcatcaGGGAAATGATGCGAAAATTGATGTATTTTACTTGTGATTACATTTAATATTATGTATTATTCTAAGTCCTCTGAAACCAATTAAAACTCCAAAGCGGCAGTGGAGAAATATTAGATTCTATTTTTATCCAAATACATTTCACACAGATATTCAGTAAATTTAAATGACTTTGATGACTTACTTGATTTATATGGGTCAGGTTTCAAAGGGGAAATTGAATCGgatattgaaaatatttttgggcTCTGTATCTTTGTTCCACAGATGTTGTTATAGTGTAACAGTTTAAATTGGGTTCATTTATAATAAGTGTCACTCTGGTGCTTGTATTTATCTAAGTTGCTTTATTTCGAGTGAATGATGTGTGAGTGACTTCCTGCAGGTTCGAGCTGGGTACCGGTCTCTATCTGGGCTGGTCGGCCTCCTGTCTGGCCATAGTGGGAGgttctctgctctgctgctcctgcaggagGTCCTCGACCACCACCTCCTCAAGGTACGGGTCAAGTCCCTGACGAGGAGGCAGGCGGCTCGTTGGGCCTCGGGCTCACTGACAGATTCCTAGAAATGTCTAACTTGTGTTTCCAATCTGATTCTTTAAAGAAGTGTAATTCAATGGGTCGGGTATATATTAATTCAATATTTAACAGCCCAGATAATCAATGCTAAAGCTCTCAGTCCAAAGACTGTTTGGGTTTTCTGTAAATGAGAGCTTTTTTTCCTGCAGGCAGTTTTCATACAACTTCTCATCTACACGTGAAGGACAGAAGATCTACAGAGCGGCTCCGACCTCAAACGATGGCAGCTCCAAAGCTTACGTCTAAACCCACCGGATCCACTTCTTAAACCACCCTCTGCACTTTGAAGCAATTTGAATggtttttgacaaaatgagttTTATTGTGGAGGGAACAATTTTCCAAACCGTGGtggtttttattttgctgtaaatacatttttcctgaatttgtgtgaatgttttttttctgctgctttagacaaaAGCGACAGACCtcagattcaattcaattcattttattttgtagaggccaaaatcacaaattacaaattagcctcagagggctttacagtctgtacacatacgacatcctctgtccagaaaccctccatcggcacagagaAACTCCCCAACAATGAAAAAACctttacaagagggaaaaaagggaagaaacctcggtgagaacgtcagaggaggatccgtctcctgatggacgactacaatgatgtcatgaggacagaatgaacaatgtataatacatgagactatatgacagagatgattcaagtaactgtgagtagtaaaccagacgcacagcaggacccctgcagggaccaccaccatcacatagaaccaccatcacatagaaccaccatcagatagaaccaccatcacatagaaccaccatcacatagaaccaccatcacatacaaccaccatcacatagaaccaccatcacatagaaccaccatcagatagaaccaccatcacatagaaccatcatcacatagaaccaccatcacatacaaccaccatcacatacaaccaccatcacatagaaccaccatcacatagaaccaccatcacatagaaccaccatcacatagaaccaccatcagatagaaccaccatcagatagaaccaccatcacatagaaccaccatcacatagaaccgccatcacatagaaccaccatcagatagaaccgccatcacatagaagcaccatcacatagaagcaccatccgatagaaccaccatcagatagaaccaccatcacatagaaccaccatcacatacaaccaccatcacatagaaccaccatcacatagaaccaccatcacatagaaccaccatcacatacaaccaccatcacatagaaccaccatcacatagaaccaccatcacatagaaccaccatcacatagaaccaccatcagatagaaccaccatcacatagaaccgccatcacatagaaccaccatcagatagaaccgccatcacatagaagcaccatcacatagaagcaccatccgatagaaccaccatcagatagaaccaccatcacatagaaccaccatcagatagaaccaccatcacatagaaccaccatcacatagaaccaccatcacatagaaccaccatcagatagaaccaccatcacatagaaccaccatcagatagaaccaccatcagatagaaccaccatcacatagaaccaccatcacatagaaccaccatcagatagaaccaccatcacatagaagcaccatcagatagaaccaccatcagatagaaccaccatcacatagaagcaccatcacatagaagcaccatcacatagaaccaccatcagatagaaccaccatcacatagaaccaccatccacagaagcctgtggggagggagagcacagagattttaggagagtgtaatgttggtttacgagtacagtaatatgattaatatctaaaataataatgatgatgatgatgatgatgatgatgatgatgatggcagcagcaggcgtcagcagggccacagcaggtgtcaggaccagggtccagaaggaaccacgatctacggagacctgataggggagaaagaacaaaaaactcccagaaagaagcTTAATTAGTGATGTGCGGTAAGCTTGATACCTGAAGGCTCTGCCCTCAGCCTACTACTAAACCACAGGAACTAAAccacaggaacaacaagtaaccagcatctatggagcgcagctcctTGAAGGGCAacaaggtgttacaagctctgtaagatacgacggtgcctcaccagaaGTGAGCTAAGACTTCCCGGCAGCCCGCTGTTTACATGCAGAGAACACGGCCCCCCGCGGGGACCAATGAAGGAGACTTTCACATCCTTCTTAAACCGCCACCGGGGGCGCTGCTGCTGTAGAACCGGAACCCCGACCAATCATTAAGGGCTGGGTGTGGTGTGTGTTAGGGGGTCCTGggcagggagggcggggggaggaaAAGATGACCATTTCCTGTTGCagcaagaaaataaaacaaacaggaaacaagGAGCAGAACCCTCGGCGCTGGACGAGGAGCGCGTCAGATAGAAACCACTGTGAGAACTCAGCAGAACCCGACCAACAGAACCTCAGCGGAACCTGCAGTAGAAAGGAGCTGACCTGAGGACAGGAGAACCCAGTGGAACCCTCTGGTGGAGCTGTAGAACAATAatagaacacaacacaaaagcaaCAGTTACACAGGACTTACTCACTGTGGAGCTCAAACCAACAGGAACCGGCTCCCTgaagcgcacacgcacacgcacacgcacacgcggtgCTGAAGATGTCCCAGTCTTGAGGAAATATCCAggattatttctttctttgacaGAAATACTGAAAGGTAAGAGCTGCATGTTTAATCTTTGATTGTTTGGGTGTCTGATGCCATTGGgacattttattgattttttggttgatttaattcattcatcGTTTATCTTTAAGTTATACGAACCAGATAACGTTTGCTGTGCCGGTGCTGCTAACGTCACGTTAGCTGGATGGGATCTTAAGTTTAAGATAAATCACTTCTGAATAAATGTAAGTAATTTACCCAGAATGTGatataagagtgtgtgtgtgtgtgtgtgtgtgtgtgcgcccgtaGTTACCTCAGAGTGGGGacctgcacacagagacaaGTTGTGGTTCTAATGAGGTTCATTTAGTTGTGATGGTTAAAGTCCGAGTGAGGAACTCAGGAAGGCACCGTGTGAACCAGGGGTCCCCCAGACTGATGGCGAGGTgcagcagggaccccctgttcTACGCAGTTTGGTCCTCCATCTTTTATCTTTGAGCTCCgccctctttagacgtgagcatgagtggatctgattggctgtgacgtcgtatcagcgtgagagctgctggtggactGAAGGcgacgtctcctccatcaatttatccgtttctACGACGTGTTGGATTCATGTTgacgtgtatttaaagacaataaatacaattctgattctcaagacatttgaaTTCGTGGAAAGAAAAttggttgactttttttttttttataataaaaaatttgcgaccccctgcagtacctccgcggaccccctgggGGTCGCgcaccccctgttgaagacctccgGTGTAAACGGAAGACAGAAGTACTCGCCTGTGTGGGACGTGTTCTTTGAGTGGAGACTTTGGTTTCTTCATGAATCACAATcgaatgtttatgtgtgtttttgcaaacTGAAGAACAAACAAGATTGACTTAGTCTATTGttaggctaagctaagctaagctaagctaaactgCCCCTCAGTACTGAAAGTGATCTGAAACACGTGAAAGACAGAAGACGTGAGCGTACTTTTAAACCAGCAGCGTGTCGTCCTGCTCCATCAAAGAGCCTCTCAATGGGAACGGATGAagcccagtgcatgctgggtaaagtaAATATGTAATCTATATCTAATCCACACTCAGGACGAGGACATGCAGAAGGTTTTCTGTCCTCCACTGTGTGTCTTTATTGTCCTCCCTTGTGTCTTTACAGATCGGACTGTGTTAGGACACGTCTTGTATTGTAGTCTGTGTTTTGTCCTTGTTGGTTTTTACGTTACGGATCAATAAACTTCAGAGGAACCGTCCATTAAACGTCTGTGGTGGATCATCTCAGTTATCGGTCTCTGAAGAAGTGAGACCCATCAGACCGTAACGACCTCCATGTGTCCTCTGTGAGGGACGCGAGGACAGACTGACCATGTGTCCTCTGTGAGGGACGCGAGGACAGACTGACCATGTGTCCTCTGTGAGGGACGCGAGGACAGACTGACCATGTGTCCTCTGTGAGGGACGCGAGGACAGACTGACCATGTGTCCTCTGTGAGGGACGCGAGGACAGACTGACCATGTGATGAAATATctgtaaatgaagacaaaagaaaccagtcagtaagtggtggcgtgtgtgtgtgtgtgtgtgtgtgtgtgtgtgtgtgtgtgtgtgtgtgtgtgtgtgtttaccagcTGACTGAGCGATGACTTTTAGGTGCaggaatgtacacacacacacacacacacacacacacacacacacacacacagtcattatGTCCTCGTTGAGTGACAGACTTGACTAAAGACAGGAAGTAGTTCTCCATCTGGGACCCGTCAGGGACCCTCTGGTTCCTCCTGGGGGGCCTCTGATTAAAGTACTTTCACCATAGAGTACAAATACTGTGTTACACTAAAATATCCCCTCAATAAAAGTTGTACTCCAAGTA
Coding sequences:
- the LOC120824061 gene encoding claudin-7, producing MAAGLQVAGLLLGLVSWCLQSSCTSSQVWKVRSQQGTVGSGQWQYEGLWMSCAATSLGSVQCSRFKTLLGLPPHLQACRALMILSLLVGLASIVVSILGLKCIKIGRTSENVKDQIALSGGVLFILSGVFTLTATSWYASRVIQDFYNPLYGGVRFELGTGLYLGWSASCLAIVGGSLLCCSCRRSSTTTSSRQFSYNFSSTREGQKIYRAAPTSNDGSSKAYV